CACAAGGAACAGCGCGGCGTAATTGAACAGCTTCACGCTCAGAGACGTCTTGATAGGTGGGAGATCCTCCCCACACGCGTAAGGCGAAACCTCCCCCTTACTCCCCTTGCTTGGAGGCGCAATCCTGCCCCCTAACGCGTAAATGACAGCCGCTGAGGCTAATGATAAAATGAAGGCAAATATGGGTGTACTTAACAGCAAGCCCATAACGCACACCCTTATAAGCTTCAAGTATGACGACGATTGCTTTTTAAATCTTTTCCGAAGAGGCAACGTTTAAGAAGACGTTCATGTTCAGTTTAGACGTCTCGGAGCTTTAATAATCTAACGTTCTAGGCATGAACGATTAAAGCCTCTCATCTTACTGGTTTACATTTTAAAACCATTTTACAGAACCTGTAGAGGGATTAGACGAGCTTTTGCTTAGCTTTAACGCTTTTCTATAATCCATGAGCGTGTTTATATTGTAAAATGTTAACAGCTAATCATCGTACTTCTTCAACTCCAATAGGGGAATATACCTGATTCTCGACAGCTGAGCGATTACGGATTGTATTCATGCACCCTTGAGCTCATCTACACCTTTAATTATGTAGTTTTCAAACACGAATCGGACATGGCTACCTTTTAAGACTCCCTCTATTCCTCCATCATCCCAACTTTTCAGTACCGCGGAAACTTTATAGGACACAAAGCTGGCGGCCTTTACTACCCTTTTTATAACCGGAATTCCGTCAACCGGTAGTAGAGCCTTACTCCTTCCGACGCGTGTACTCCCTCCACCCACTAATATAACCAATTCAACAAATCTCGACAATTACCTTATAATAATTCTTCCATCTTTATCTTCCTCTCAATGATTTTCCATTTGACCTCAACTTAAATGGATGTGATAATAATTTGATGAGACGTATCAAGGTTAATTAATATACGAGAGTCGATCAGTCTCCTATAGATCAATAATGTACGAAAATAATCGTGAAAATACTCTTCATCCCCTACTCTCACGTCAAGCAGAACGTATTTAACTTATCTTTGCCTAATTAGATAGGGCAAGCCTCGACAGTTCATTACCTAATATGTGAGAGTTGGTTTGAACGTTAATTAAAATTAAACCTACTTTCAAGTTTTGTAATGTACCCTTCAGCTATCTTATGACTTTTATGCGTCTGAGCATGTCATTTGAATGTTAGTGTTAAGGAATAAGATAGCCTGTAAATCCTTGAAACGTTTAAGGTTCTTTGATAAACCGTCTGTAACTCAGCGTGTAGGATATGCTCTTTCTAATCTAAACCATCTATAGTATGAAAGGTTATTGTAGTTATTCATATGAAAGTTTGTACGGCTCAGCTCTATGGTCGAATGTTATATTTCTTTTATTATGGTAAGGGAAGTTTGATGGGTCGGTTTTCCTTCTCGGATATGGCGGCGGCGAAGGCCACTTCATGAGTTTTATACGCGTCTTCCAGGTTTAGGAACGACTCTTCATCATTGAGGATGCAGTTGACGAAGTGGTCGATTTCTGCTTGAAAGGGATGATGTGTGACCTCGGCTGTGTCAGGCGCGACGGCTGGAATATGAATCCAATCATTTTGACCTACAAACGTTTTAGACCATATCCGGTTGTTTTTGCACGTTCCTTTATCGCC
Above is a window of Candidatus Bathyarchaeia archaeon DNA encoding:
- the ndhC gene encoding NADH-quinone oxidoreductase subunit A, which translates into the protein MKLIRVCVMGLLLSTPIFAFILSLASAAVIYALGGRIAPPSKGSKGEVSPYACGEDLPPIKTSLSVKLFNYAALFLVLDVISIMLALSMGVSVFAVPMVGLLAVTYVLIVLLSISFLLRGV
- a CDS encoding NTP transferase domain-containing protein — its product is MSRFVELVILVGGGSTRVGRSKALLPVDGIPVIKRVVKAASFVSYKVSAVLKSWDDGGIEGVLKGSHVRFVFENYIIKGVDELKGA
- a CDS encoding gfo/Idh/MocA family oxidoreductase, whose amino-acid sequence is GDKGTCKNNRIWSKTFVGQNDWIHIPAVAPDTAEVTHHPFQAEIDHFVNCILNDEESFLNLEDAYKTHEVAFAAAISEKENRPIKLPLP